In Methanobacteriales archaeon HGW-Methanobacteriales-1, one DNA window encodes the following:
- a CDS encoding threonylcarbamoyl-AMP synthase has product MKIVKINPSKIEDNLINESIRLMDSGEIILYPTDTLYGLGANIFDENALKKLYSIKKRSTTKPISVCVSNIDWIPKIAHASSEKLSIISKILPGPFTVILKKKNCVSELLTGGSENIGIRIPDSEICQKISQKFPITTSSANISGKETKKSVDEILEQLGVDLGLVIDAGPSHVDKASTVIDFTVDSPSILRKGSGHFNLDLFD; this is encoded by the coding sequence ATGAAAATTGTTAAAATTAACCCCTCAAAAATTGAAGATAATTTAATTAATGAATCAATTCGACTAATGGATAGTGGAGAAATTATATTATATCCAACGGATACACTGTATGGTCTGGGGGCCAATATATTTGATGAAAATGCTTTAAAAAAATTATATTCAATTAAAAAAAGATCCACTACTAAACCGATTTCAGTATGTGTTTCTAATATTGATTGGATTCCTAAAATTGCCCATGCATCTTCTGAAAAGTTGAGTATAATCTCTAAAATATTGCCTGGGCCTTTCACAGTTATTTTAAAGAAAAAAAACTGCGTTTCTGAATTATTAACTGGTGGGAGTGAAAATATTGGTATAAGGATTCCGGATAGTGAGATTTGCCAGAAAATATCGCAGAAATTTCCTATTACTACTAGTAGTGCTAATATTTCAGGCAAGGAAACAAAAAAATCAGTAGATGAAATTTTAGAACAGCTGGGTGTAGATCTAGGCTTGGTGATTGATGCAGGCCCATCCCATGTTGATAAAGCTTCAACAGTAATAGATTTTACTGTAGATTCACCAAGTATTCTTAGGAAAGGGTCCGGACATTTTAATTTGGATTTATTTGATTAA